AGGTCTCGTCCAGTTACCGTAAAATTTCCTACTTGGAAAAGTCCGTTCGTGAGGCTCGCAAGCCAACTTACCGTAAATAACAATCCGATCCGAAAACCTAAGGCAGCTAAAAGCCCTATTGTGCGGCCGCTGGCTTGTTGTTCCTTGGGAAGTTTACCAACGACTATGGAAAGAAATACAATATTATCAATCCCTAGAACGATTTCCATTGCTGTGAGGGTCAGAAGAGAGATAAGAACGTCTACAAGATGCAAATCCATTGTAGAAAGAAATTCGTCTAAGGACTAGAAAAGCAATCGATTTCCTTTCCGGTATCGTAGAAGATTTGATAGAGAGATGAAATTCTTACCGAAAGAAATTTTGGAATCCCAGGTCGAAGGAAGAAATTTAACCGGCCCAAGTTTTGGAGATAATCTTCCTCAAAAACCTAGTTTGGTCGTTTTTCTGCGTCATCTTGGTTGTATATTTTGCAGAGAAACAGTGGAAGATCTTCGTGTCTTCAGTTCCTCGATGGCTGCATTTCCGCCGATTTTATTCGTATATCCTGATTCAGTAAGAGATGGAGAAGAATTTTTTTCCAGATTCTGGCCGGAAGCAAAAGCGATCTCGAATCCGAATGCTTCTTTTTATGAACAGATCCAAGTGCAAGAAGGTAACTTAATCGAATTAGCAGGCCCTGAAGTATGGGTCAGTGCGGTCCGAGCACTTGCAAAAGGAAATTTTTATGGAGTCCAAGGAAGACATCTACTCAGAATGCCTGGTGTGTT
This genomic stretch from Leptospira neocaledonica harbors:
- a CDS encoding SelL-related redox protein; translation: MKFLPKEILESQVEGRNLTGPSFGDNLPQKPSLVVFLRHLGCIFCRETVEDLRVFSSSMAAFPPILFVYPDSVRDGEEFFSRFWPEAKAISNPNASFYEQIQVQEGNLIELAGPEVWVSAVRALAKGNFYGVQGRHLLRMPGVFLVLKDRILWTHSYRHIGDEPDWSKIPGCTPLPTDEYDPGILPA